In the Candidatus Rhodoblastus alkanivorans genome, one interval contains:
- the nagZ gene encoding beta-N-acetylhexosaminidase encodes MGVRAFIAGCAGLALSPDERAFFTEARPWGLILFRRNVESPDQVRALTDSFRDLLGADAAVLVDQEGGRVQRLGPPHWPAYPPAAAFGRMGADGARLAQLGARLIAYDLRAVGIDFDCLPVLDSPAPCAHEVIGDRAYADNPRDVARLGRAAALGLMAGGIAPVMKHIPGHGRARADSHVELPRVKSSRAELEVDFAPFKANADLPAAMTAHVVYEALDPLFPATHSRAIVENVVRGEIGFDGLLMTDDLSMKALEGRFFERAARAFGAGVDLALHCNGDLAEAGAVAQASPLLGGRALERVERARAAVAAAESTAAAFDPVEARAELFAALAALA; translated from the coding sequence ATGGGAGTTCGCGCCTTCATCGCCGGCTGCGCCGGCCTCGCCCTCAGCCCCGACGAACGCGCTTTCTTCACCGAGGCGCGCCCGTGGGGGCTGATCCTGTTCCGCCGCAATGTCGAGTCGCCGGATCAGGTTCGCGCTTTGACCGATTCCTTCCGCGATCTGCTCGGGGCGGACGCCGCCGTCCTGGTCGATCAGGAAGGCGGCCGGGTGCAGCGGCTCGGCCCGCCGCATTGGCCGGCCTATCCGCCGGCCGCGGCGTTTGGGCGCATGGGGGCGGACGGCGCGCGTCTCGCGCAACTCGGCGCGCGGCTGATCGCATATGATCTGCGCGCTGTGGGGATCGACTTCGATTGCCTGCCGGTGCTCGATTCGCCGGCGCCGTGCGCGCATGAAGTGATCGGCGACCGCGCCTATGCCGATAATCCCCGGGACGTCGCCCGGCTCGGCCGCGCCGCGGCGCTTGGCCTCATGGCCGGCGGAATCGCGCCAGTCATGAAACATATTCCCGGCCATGGCCGCGCCCGGGCCGACAGCCACGTCGAACTGCCCCGGGTGAAGAGTTCCCGCGCGGAGCTGGAGGTGGATTTCGCGCCGTTCAAGGCCAATGCCGACCTTCCGGCGGCCATGACCGCCCATGTTGTCTATGAGGCGCTCGATCCCCTGTTCCCGGCGACCCATTCGCGGGCGATCGTGGAGAATGTCGTGCGCGGCGAGATCGGCTTCGACGGCCTGCTGATGACCGACGATCTTTCGATGAAGGCGCTGGAAGGGCGCTTCTTCGAGCGCGCGGCGCGGGCCTTCGGCGCCGGCGTCGATCTTGCCTTGCACTGCAACGGCGATCTGGCCGAGGCTGGCGCGGTGGCGCAGGCCTCGCCGCTCCTCGGCGGCCGGGCGCTGGAGCGGGTGGAGCGCGCCCGCGCCGCCGTCGCGGCGGCAGAAAGCACGGCGGCGGCGTTCGATCCTGTGGAAGCTCGCGCGGAACTGTTCGCGGCGCTTGCGGCTCTGGCGTGA
- a CDS encoding SPOR domain-containing protein: MGEYAAKFRPEVDLDEFERRLRAAAPAPQPRPEEAADPLAELARLVNGEGMAGRSDPFESLFRAQTAVAEGRRAAQSRSAAAQPQIAPYGLREPYFEQPPHGEDYAGAEAPAAQGGHAHPDEAYAYPDERYAADPLPYQESEPAWAETSGAAEQPAWPAAFSEAAPPEPAPRIRRKVMYGMAAVLALGVAGIAGVLALRGHSGSREVVTIEPDRDPARVKPAQVENATPEGQALFDRKGGNNVSKVVANAEQPADLKTAVKNAPAGAAGVATPTPPAPSAGGAQTDSLFPPPKKVKTIAVRADGSVIGGPEAPVPVPMTRTLPTMAAGAPEPDVAPAPPRRSAEKSTQRAAALTESASKPSAHSRPAKVEAARETAGQGGGYAVQLAGTPSESAARAAAKRLSAKYSSALAGHQASYVQAKIGAKTIWRVRVNHLAEDKAKSICEAVKAQGGRCFVARD, from the coding sequence ATGGGTGAATATGCCGCCAAATTTCGTCCGGAGGTCGATCTGGACGAGTTCGAACGTCGCCTGCGCGCCGCCGCGCCGGCGCCTCAGCCGCGCCCCGAGGAAGCCGCCGATCCGCTTGCCGAACTCGCCCGGCTCGTCAATGGCGAGGGGATGGCCGGCCGGTCCGATCCTTTCGAATCCTTGTTCCGGGCCCAGACGGCGGTGGCCGAAGGCCGCAGGGCCGCGCAGTCGCGGTCCGCGGCCGCGCAGCCGCAAATAGCTCCCTATGGTCTGCGCGAGCCTTATTTCGAACAGCCTCCGCATGGGGAAGATTATGCCGGCGCCGAGGCGCCGGCGGCCCAGGGCGGCCATGCTCATCCCGACGAGGCTTATGCCTATCCCGACGAGCGCTATGCGGCGGACCCGCTGCCCTATCAGGAATCGGAGCCGGCCTGGGCCGAGACGTCCGGGGCCGCGGAGCAGCCGGCTTGGCCGGCGGCCTTCAGCGAAGCCGCGCCGCCGGAGCCCGCGCCGCGGATCCGCCGCAAGGTGATGTATGGCATGGCGGCCGTTCTCGCGCTTGGCGTCGCCGGAATCGCCGGCGTCCTGGCGCTGCGCGGCCATTCGGGCAGCCGTGAGGTCGTGACCATCGAGCCCGACCGCGATCCGGCCCGGGTCAAGCCGGCGCAGGTCGAGAATGCGACGCCCGAAGGTCAGGCTCTTTTCGACCGCAAGGGCGGAAACAATGTGTCCAAGGTCGTCGCCAATGCGGAACAGCCGGCCGACCTGAAGACGGCCGTCAAGAACGCGCCCGCCGGCGCCGCTGGCGTCGCCACCCCGACCCCGCCTGCGCCTTCGGCCGGGGGCGCGCAGACGGATTCCCTGTTCCCGCCGCCGAAAAAGGTGAAAACCATCGCCGTGCGCGCCGACGGCAGCGTGATCGGCGGCCCTGAGGCTCCCGTGCCGGTGCCCATGACGAGGACGCTGCCGACCATGGCCGCCGGAGCCCCCGAACCCGATGTGGCGCCCGCGCCGCCGCGCCGGTCGGCGGAAAAATCGACCCAGCGCGCCGCCGCGCTGACGGAATCCGCGTCGAAGCCTTCGGCTCATTCCCGGCCGGCCAAGGTCGAAGCCGCGCGCGAAACGGCCGGCCAAGGCGGCGGCTATGCCGTGCAGCTCGCCGGCACGCCCAGCGAAAGCGCCGCCCGCGCCGCGGCGAAGCGGCTGTCGGCCAAATATTCGAGCGCGCTGGCCGGCCATCAGGCCAGCTATGTGCAGGCCAAGATCGGCGCCAAAACCATCTGGCGCGTGCGCGTCAACCATCTCGCCGAGGATAAGGCGAAAAGCATATGCGAGGCGGTCAAGGCCCAGGGCGGGCGCTGCTTCGTCGCCCGAGACTGA
- the argS gene encoding arginine--tRNA ligase: MNIYAEFHARIAALLERLGAEARLPTSLDLARFVVEPPRDPSLGDLACNAAMVFAKEVKAFYPNPRQLAAELAFSLGEMEDVEQAEVAGPGFLNIRLKPAVYGDILRAILREGENFGRGASGRVAAKKVNVEYVSANPTGPMHVGHGRGAVFGDALASLMEFSGSEVTREYYINDAGAQVDVLARSAYLRYLEALGEVVTVPEGLYPGDYLKPVGAALAAKYGDSLRGKPEGEWLPPVRAFAIDAMMEMIRDDLAALNITHESFFSERSLHDSSNGPSEVEAALEDLRAKGLIYEGRLPPPKGQLPDDWEDREQILFRSTAFGDDVDRPLKKSDGSFTYFASDIAYHRKKIAGGYDVLVDVWGADHGGYVKRMSAAVEALSGGKVALDVKLCQLVKLMRDGEPVKMSKRSGDFVTLREVVDEVGVDAVRFIMLYRKNDAPLEFDLAKVIEQSKDNPVFYVQYAHARAHSVLRQALAAFAELDLAPARLAETELALLADENEWALIKLLAQYPRVIESAATAHEPHRLAFYLHDVASFFHSHWNRGKDQPQLRFVNQDRRDLTCARLALVTGLMKVLASGLSVLGVKAPEEMR; the protein is encoded by the coding sequence ATGAACATTTACGCCGAATTCCACGCCCGCATCGCCGCGCTTCTGGAGCGGCTCGGCGCGGAAGCGCGCCTGCCGACGAGCCTCGACTTAGCCCGTTTCGTGGTCGAGCCGCCGCGCGATCCGAGCCTTGGCGATCTCGCCTGCAACGCCGCCATGGTTTTCGCCAAGGAGGTCAAAGCGTTCTACCCCAATCCGCGCCAGCTCGCGGCTGAACTCGCCTTCAGCCTGGGCGAAATGGAGGATGTGGAGCAGGCCGAAGTCGCCGGGCCGGGCTTTTTGAACATTCGTCTCAAGCCGGCGGTCTATGGCGACATCCTGCGCGCGATCCTGCGCGAGGGGGAAAATTTCGGGCGCGGCGCGTCCGGCCGGGTCGCGGCGAAAAAGGTCAATGTCGAATATGTTTCGGCCAACCCGACCGGTCCGATGCATGTCGGACACGGCCGCGGCGCCGTGTTCGGCGACGCCCTCGCCAGCCTGATGGAATTTTCCGGCTCCGAGGTCACCCGCGAATATTACATCAACGACGCCGGCGCCCAGGTGGACGTGCTCGCGCGCTCGGCATATCTGCGCTATCTCGAAGCGCTCGGCGAGGTCGTGACCGTGCCGGAGGGCCTCTATCCCGGCGATTATTTGAAACCCGTCGGCGCGGCGCTCGCGGCGAAATATGGCGATAGCCTGCGCGGCAAGCCGGAAGGCGAATGGCTGCCCCCGGTGCGCGCCTTCGCCATCGACGCGATGATGGAGATGATCCGCGACGATCTGGCGGCGTTGAACATCACCCATGAGTCGTTTTTCTCGGAGCGCAGCCTGCACGACAGTTCGAACGGACCTTCGGAAGTCGAGGCGGCGCTGGAAGATTTGCGCGCGAAAGGCCTGATCTACGAGGGCCGCCTGCCGCCGCCCAAAGGCCAGCTGCCCGACGATTGGGAAGATCGCGAACAGATCCTGTTCCGCTCGACCGCCTTCGGCGACGACGTCGACCGCCCGCTGAAAAAATCGGACGGCTCCTTCACCTATTTCGCTTCCGACATCGCCTATCACCGCAAGAAGATCGCAGGCGGCTACGACGTTCTGGTGGATGTCTGGGGCGCCGACCATGGCGGCTATGTCAAGCGCATGAGCGCGGCGGTCGAGGCTTTGTCCGGCGGCAAGGTCGCGCTCGACGTCAAATTGTGCCAGCTCGTCAAGCTGATGCGCGACGGCGAGCCGGTGAAAATGTCCAAGCGCTCCGGCGATTTCGTCACCTTGCGCGAAGTCGTGGACGAGGTCGGCGTGGACGCCGTCCGCTTCATTATGCTCTATCGCAAGAACGATGCGCCGCTCGAATTCGACCTCGCCAAGGTCATTGAACAATCGAAGGACAATCCGGTATTTTATGTTCAATACGCCCATGCCCGCGCCCATTCCGTGCTGCGCCAAGCGCTCGCGGCTTTTGCCGAACTCGATCTCGCGCCGGCGCGCCTCGCCGAGACCGAGCTTGCGCTGCTCGCCGATGAAAACGAATGGGCGCTCATCAAATTATTGGCGCAATATCCGCGCGTTATCGAAAGCGCCGCGACCGCGCATGAACCGCATCGACTGGCCTTTTACCTGCATGACGTGGCGAGTTTTTTCCATTCTCATTGGAATCGGGGCAAAGATCAGCCACAATTACGCTTTGTTAATCAAGATCGTAGAGATTTGACCTGCGCCAGACTCGCCCTCGTCACGGGGTTAATGAAAGTTCTGGCGTCTGGACTGTCCGTTTTAGGTGTTAAAGCGCCGGAAGAGATGCGCTGA
- a CDS encoding patatin-like phospholipase family protein, with amino-acid sequence MFGFNWKTFEKSGESFSAASDGGAHPPRRTGRPRIGLALGSGAARGWSHIGVLQELEARQVPIDVIAGCSIGAVVGGCYAADKLAELEKFARALTKRRVFSLMDISFSGAGMMSGGKLRDELSRELEERRIENLPITFGAVATEIGAGHEVWLRKGDLVHAIRASYAMPGIFEPLQIDHRWLFDGALVNPVPVTLCRAMGAELVIAVNLVGDVAYRGTLIADAAAMANEPELKPHETAQGREPDPASPRAAEARQLRRQFGRAANGAPGIAAAMLDAFNITQDRIARSRLAGDPPDVLIAARLSKIGFFDFHRADELIALGREAARRALNDIAEVAALEGQIHGFKPKH; translated from the coding sequence ATGTTCGGTTTTAATTGGAAGACTTTCGAGAAATCCGGCGAATCCTTCTCCGCCGCGAGCGACGGCGGCGCGCATCCGCCTCGCCGCACCGGACGTCCCCGCATCGGGCTCGCGCTCGGCTCCGGCGCCGCGCGCGGCTGGTCCCATATCGGCGTGCTGCAGGAGCTGGAGGCGCGGCAGGTGCCGATCGACGTCATCGCCGGCTGCTCGATCGGCGCGGTGGTCGGCGGCTGCTATGCCGCCGACAAGCTCGCCGAACTGGAAAAGTTCGCGCGCGCGCTGACCAAGCGGCGCGTTTTTTCGCTGATGGACATTTCTTTTTCCGGCGCGGGCATGATGTCCGGCGGCAAATTGCGCGACGAACTTTCGCGCGAACTTGAAGAGCGGCGCATCGAAAACCTGCCGATCACATTCGGCGCGGTGGCGACCGAGATCGGGGCCGGGCACGAGGTCTGGCTGCGCAAGGGCGACCTCGTCCACGCTATCCGCGCCTCATACGCGATGCCAGGCATATTCGAGCCTTTGCAAATCGACCATCGCTGGCTGTTCGACGGCGCTCTCGTCAATCCGGTGCCCGTGACCCTGTGCCGGGCGATGGGCGCCGAACTGGTGATCGCAGTCAACCTGGTGGGCGACGTCGCCTATCGCGGGACTTTGATCGCCGACGCCGCCGCGATGGCGAACGAGCCGGAATTGAAGCCGCACGAAACCGCTCAGGGTCGCGAGCCCGACCCTGCGTCACCGCGCGCGGCGGAAGCGCGGCAGCTGCGCCGGCAGTTCGGGCGCGCGGCCAATGGCGCGCCGGGCATCGCCGCCGCCATGCTCGACGCCTTCAACATCACCCAGGATCGCATTGCGCGCTCGCGTCTCGCAGGCGATCCCCCCGACGTGCTGATCGCCGCCCGGTTGTCGAAAATCGGATTTTTCGACTTCCACCGCGCCGACGAGCTGATCGCCTTGGGGCGCGAGGCGGCGCGGCGCGCGTTGAACGACATCGCCGAAGTCGCGGCGCTGGAAGGCCAAATCCACGGCTTCAAGCCGAAACACTGA
- a CDS encoding CBS domain-containing protein, whose translation MSVALIIAAKGNDVTTTQPHRTMQEATALLAEKKIGAVIVTGDDGGVLGILSERDIVRAVGLHGCGVLQDPVSKYMTGRVVTTSMDESIDQVMEQMTAGRFRHLPVIKEGRLAGVISIGDVVKHRLDGLESEHRAMREYIATA comes from the coding sequence ATGAGCGTCGCACTCATCATCGCGGCCAAGGGTAATGACGTCACCACCACCCAGCCGCATCGCACCATGCAGGAAGCGACGGCCCTTCTCGCCGAAAAGAAAATCGGCGCGGTGATCGTCACCGGCGACGACGGCGGAGTGCTCGGCATTCTTTCCGAACGCGACATCGTTCGCGCCGTCGGCCTGCACGGCTGCGGCGTGCTTCAGGATCCCGTGTCGAAATATATGACCGGCCGGGTCGTCACCACCAGCATGGACGAATCGATCGACCAGGTGATGGAGCAGATGACCGCCGGGCGGTTCCGCCATCTGCCGGTGATCAAGGAGGGCCGCCTCGCCGGGGTCATTTCCATCGGCGACGTGGTCAAGCACCGCCTCGACGGGCTGGAGTCCGAGCACCGGGCAATGCGCGAATATATCGCCACCGCCTGA
- a CDS encoding rhomboid family intramembrane serine protease, protein MRERKREPIFNLPAVVVLLLAVLTIIQIARSLISPELDSAIIAIFGFVPARFTFLVDQGAVLSHLTEVARHSELEGQIGQFFLTYAPPGWLWFTPLSYAFLHGDKTHVIFNGIWLAAFGSPVARRFGAGPFLLLGAVGSVAGAFAYLAVHPAELSPMIGASAAISAFMGAAARFVFPLGDFYRVGAEPAPPLLTYREMLANRQTMAFVVIWFVSNLLIGMGAQAFGFSEAPIAWQAHIGGFLAGLFLAPIFDKGRKA, encoded by the coding sequence ATGCGCGAGCGCAAACGCGAGCCTATCTTCAATCTGCCGGCGGTGGTCGTTCTGCTTTTGGCGGTCCTGACGATCATCCAGATCGCGCGCAGCCTGATCTCGCCCGAATTGGACAGCGCGATCATCGCGATCTTCGGCTTCGTCCCCGCCCGCTTCACTTTTCTCGTCGACCAGGGCGCGGTGCTCAGCCATCTGACCGAAGTCGCGCGACATTCCGAACTCGAAGGCCAGATCGGCCAATTCTTCCTGACCTATGCGCCGCCCGGCTGGCTTTGGTTCACGCCCTTGTCCTACGCCTTCCTGCATGGCGACAAAACCCACGTCATCTTCAACGGAATCTGGCTCGCCGCCTTCGGCTCGCCGGTGGCTCGGCGTTTCGGCGCTGGCCCTTTCCTGCTGCTTGGCGCCGTTGGGTCGGTCGCCGGGGCTTTCGCCTATCTGGCGGTCCATCCGGCCGAGCTCTCGCCCATGATCGGCGCCTCGGCGGCGATTTCGGCTTTCATGGGCGCGGCCGCGCGGTTCGTTTTCCCGTTGGGCGATTTCTACCGGGTGGGCGCGGAGCCCGCGCCGCCGCTCCTCACCTACCGTGAGATGCTGGCCAACCGCCAGACCATGGCCTTCGTCGTGATCTGGTTCGTCTCCAACCTGCTGATCGGGATGGGGGCGCAGGCTTTTGGCTTTTCCGAGGCCCCGATCGCCTGGCAGGCCCATATCGGCGGCTTTCTGGCGGGACTGTTCCTCGCGCCGATATTCGACAAAGGGCGCAAGGCGTAA
- a CDS encoding PAS domain-containing protein has protein sequence MRQAATQELYSYWNKLRGARLSPEREEIDPVEIRHILADTMILEVDDERQFPLRISGTRLSALFLDERKGHAFVGLFAPEDRDAASAMISGVVEGVRPVVAGLTAELCDDMPAHLELLLLPLRHHGKTHARVLGMLTPTAIPSWFGLRRTDHLRLVAMRFVGDEQAAALPIFAAYENDEDLQPSDLARRARTRRKSFFVIRGGRKN, from the coding sequence ATGAGACAGGCGGCCACGCAAGAGCTTTACAGCTATTGGAACAAGCTGCGAGGAGCGCGGCTTTCGCCGGAGCGCGAGGAAATCGATCCAGTCGAAATCCGCCATATTCTCGCCGACACGATGATTCTGGAGGTTGACGACGAGCGGCAGTTTCCGCTGCGCATTTCCGGCACGAGGCTGAGCGCCCTGTTCCTGGACGAGCGCAAGGGCCATGCCTTCGTGGGCCTGTTCGCGCCCGAGGACCGCGACGCCGCCAGCGCCATGATCTCGGGGGTGGTGGAGGGCGTACGACCGGTGGTGGCCGGATTGACGGCCGAACTCTGCGACGACATGCCGGCCCATCTGGAGCTTTTGCTCCTTCCCCTGCGTCATCACGGCAAGACCCACGCCCGCGTGCTGGGCATGCTGACCCCGACCGCCATTCCCAGCTGGTTCGGCCTGCGGCGGACCGACCATCTTCGCTTGGTCGCCATGCGATTCGTCGGCGACGAGCAGGCCGCCGCCCTGCCCATTTTCGCCGCATACGAGAACGACGAAGACCTTCAGCCTTCCGATCTCGCTCGCCGCGCCCGAACGCGACGCAAATCATTCTTCGTCATCCGCGGAGGACGCAAAAACTAG
- a CDS encoding PilZ domain-containing protein: MQVQAKITTEPHERRRHARVKLSLLGRYMLEDRREFPCQTIDVSVGGLALTAPVKGEIGERVVAYFDALGRIEGNIVRHLEHGFAMTAVLTTAKREKLVNQLTWLVNRETLGLPEDRRHERIIPKEINTIIRLPDGSTAPAKIVDISISGAAVTCTKGTPLGAMIQVGRRRARVVRVFDHGLALEFALPLSFDQFDENVVL; the protein is encoded by the coding sequence ATGCAAGTTCAGGCAAAAATCACTACCGAGCCCCACGAGCGGCGGCGCCATGCGCGCGTCAAGCTTTCGCTGCTCGGACGCTATATGCTTGAAGACCGGCGCGAATTTCCCTGCCAGACGATCGACGTCTCCGTCGGCGGCCTGGCCTTGACCGCGCCGGTGAAGGGGGAGATCGGCGAGCGGGTCGTGGCCTATTTCGACGCCCTGGGGCGAATCGAGGGCAATATCGTGCGCCATCTCGAACATGGCTTCGCGATGACCGCCGTCCTCACCACGGCCAAACGGGAAAAGCTGGTCAATCAGCTGACCTGGCTCGTCAACCGAGAGACGCTCGGCCTGCCGGAGGACCGCCGTCACGAGCGAATCATCCCGAAGGAAATCAATACGATCATCCGCCTTCCCGACGGCAGTACGGCGCCGGCGAAAATCGTCGATATTTCCATTTCCGGCGCGGCTGTCACCTGCACCAAGGGGACGCCTTTGGGCGCCATGATCCAAGTCGGGCGCCGCCGCGCCCGCGTCGTGCGCGTGTTCGATCATGGCTTGGCGCTCGAATTCGCCCTGCCGTTGTCGTTCGACCAGTTCGACGAAAACGTGGTCTTGTAA
- a CDS encoding gamma carbonic anhydrase family protein — MSLYSLDGVAPELPPEGRYFVAPDANLIGRVRLREDANVWFGATLRGDNEWIDVGERSNVQDLSVLHTDMGCPLTIGPDVTIGHAVILHGCVIGEGSLIGMGATIMNNARVGRFCIVGANALIPEGKEYPDYSLIVGAPAKVVRTLDPSAAEGLLKSARHYVENGRRYAAGLKKIG, encoded by the coding sequence ATGAGTCTCTATTCGCTCGACGGCGTCGCGCCGGAATTGCCGCCCGAGGGCCGCTATTTCGTGGCGCCGGACGCCAATCTGATTGGCCGGGTGCGCCTGCGCGAGGACGCCAATGTCTGGTTCGGCGCGACCTTGCGCGGCGACAATGAATGGATCGACGTCGGCGAGCGGAGCAATGTGCAGGATTTGTCGGTGCTGCACACCGACATGGGCTGTCCGCTGACCATCGGGCCCGACGTCACCATTGGCCATGCCGTCATCCTGCACGGCTGCGTCATCGGCGAGGGCAGCCTGATCGGCATGGGCGCGACCATCATGAACAACGCCCGCGTCGGCAGGTTCTGCATCGTCGGGGCCAACGCCCTCATTCCCGAGGGCAAGGAATATCCCGATTATTCGCTGATTGTCGGCGCGCCGGCCAAGGTCGTGCGCACGCTCGATCCCTCGGCGGCGGAAGGGCTGCTCAAGAGCGCCCGCCATTATGTCGAGAACGGCCGCCGCTACGCCGCTGGCCTGAAGAAAATCGGCTGA
- a CDS encoding DUF3126 family protein, translating into MDKIELRKLQEFLRQSFGAPGIKVGLDPKNIEEAVVTFGERPLGRISVDDEDGDRSFSFAMKIPVERPVLQDYLRRLFDNDELKIVARAKKTDSVELNRGDDFLGVISADDPKGKSYTLQMAILDFDLEDL; encoded by the coding sequence TTGGACAAGATCGAATTGCGCAAGTTGCAGGAATTCCTGCGTCAATCCTTCGGCGCGCCGGGAATCAAGGTCGGGCTCGATCCCAAAAACATCGAGGAGGCCGTCGTCACCTTCGGCGAACGGCCGCTGGGCCGGATCAGCGTGGACGACGAGGATGGCGACCGCTCTTTCTCCTTCGCCATGAAGATTCCGGTCGAGCGTCCGGTGCTGCAGGATTATCTGCGCCGGCTGTTCGATAATGACGAGCTGAAAATCGTCGCCCGCGCGAAAAAGACCGATTCGGTCGAACTCAACCGTGGCGACGACTTTTTGGGCGTCATCTCGGCCGACGATCCCAAGGGCAAGTCCTACACCCTGCAGATGGCGATCCTCGATTTCGACCTCGAGGATCTATGA
- a CDS encoding class I SAM-dependent methyltransferase — protein MPGYVELIDNFQVSGWCLQEHSNAADKVIIFLGDTEIAQVPCQLPRLDLMQLGLGTGNGGFCYVHHSAFDSEALQVRAVSSGEILPRVVNATKNIHPFRDDTPFEPIYAVVPESAPNLCEDPSSSLLTTDRKRVRFSLRARALVPLSANLRLAPTEDEQDIHIDRLEWSDAIRDSIPKGAPNYRRISADITVHNANEKRYITLGLTESNSTKRSPASLQTVPFASMCIPLDYSWLRVVPEGQNITRVLGAPDSRENFATPGLNLAYQIISLANHFLGKLNSPAILDWGIGVGRVAIPLKRVLCPDARVIGVDVDQVNAKWCMDNCPDIESSCSDFFPPLEIQSASIDLVYGISVMTHLTEGAQYAWLKELRRILRPGGICILSTHGEYAFLQHTEASKSRLVMQQLSSIGISDLLLDNNLGPLLAMKNYYRGTFQTKSQILSQWSKYMNIIAYYPACLDLFQDIVVLQK, from the coding sequence ATGCCGGGTTATGTTGAGTTAATTGACAATTTCCAAGTATCTGGCTGGTGTCTTCAGGAACATAGTAACGCCGCCGACAAGGTGATTATATTTCTGGGCGATACAGAAATTGCGCAGGTGCCGTGCCAGTTACCGCGACTAGACCTTATGCAACTTGGCTTGGGCACTGGCAATGGCGGCTTCTGCTATGTTCATCATAGCGCGTTTGATTCCGAGGCATTACAGGTCCGCGCCGTCTCCTCCGGCGAAATTCTCCCACGCGTCGTCAACGCAACAAAGAATATTCATCCCTTCAGGGATGACACCCCTTTTGAACCAATCTACGCCGTCGTTCCTGAAAGCGCGCCGAACCTATGCGAAGATCCAAGTTCGAGTCTTTTGACAACAGATAGAAAGCGCGTGCGCTTCTCTCTCCGGGCACGCGCTTTAGTTCCCTTGAGCGCCAATCTCCGCCTCGCCCCGACGGAGGACGAGCAAGATATTCACATTGATCGACTTGAATGGTCAGACGCTATCCGCGATAGTATTCCTAAGGGCGCACCAAATTATCGACGTATAAGTGCCGATATAACAGTTCATAATGCCAATGAGAAACGCTATATAACTCTCGGTTTGACGGAAAGCAATTCGACCAAGCGTTCTCCTGCGTCTCTTCAAACTGTTCCATTTGCTTCTATGTGTATACCTTTGGATTACAGTTGGCTAAGGGTGGTTCCAGAAGGACAGAACATTACCCGTGTGCTTGGGGCCCCAGACAGTCGAGAAAATTTTGCGACTCCCGGCTTGAACCTAGCGTATCAGATTATTTCACTTGCAAATCATTTTCTCGGCAAACTGAATTCACCAGCCATTTTGGATTGGGGCATCGGCGTCGGCCGAGTTGCGATACCCCTTAAGCGTGTTCTCTGCCCAGATGCGCGAGTGATTGGCGTCGATGTCGACCAAGTTAACGCTAAGTGGTGCATGGATAATTGTCCGGACATCGAGAGTTCCTGTTCCGATTTTTTTCCTCCATTAGAAATTCAATCCGCGTCGATCGATCTCGTCTATGGTATTTCTGTTATGACGCACCTCACAGAAGGAGCGCAGTACGCTTGGCTGAAGGAACTTAGGCGTATATTGAGACCTGGGGGTATTTGTATATTGTCGACACATGGCGAGTATGCTTTTTTGCAGCATACAGAAGCATCTAAGTCACGCTTAGTCATGCAACAACTCAGTTCAATCGGTATTTCTGATTTATTATTGGATAACAACCTTGGTCCGCTACTGGCAATGAAGAATTATTATCGAGGAACATTTCAAACCAAAAGCCAGATACTCTCTCAGTGGAGCAAATATATGAACATAATCGCGTACTACCCAGCATGCCTCGACTTGTTTCAAGATATTGTTGTTCTGCAAAAATAG